In one window of Mobula hypostoma chromosome 1, sMobHyp1.1, whole genome shotgun sequence DNA:
- the LOC134350236 gene encoding cytochrome c oxidase subunit 6C-1-like, which yields MSSVIAKPAMRGLLAKRLRFHLAIAVTLAFSVAGAFRQLVGERRKKAYADFYKKYDAMQEFEVMREAGIFQSVQPKKSK from the exons ATGTCTTCTGTGATTGCCAAGCCTGCCATGCGAGGCCTGCTGGCCAAACGCCTGCGATTTCATTTAGCTATAGCGGTTACTCTAGCTTTCTCCGTAGCTGGCGCCTTCAGG CAATTAGTGGGCGAGCGGAGGAAGAAAGCATATGCTGACTTCTACAAGAAATACGACGCTATGCAGGAGTTTGAAGTTATGAGGGAAGCTGGAATATTTCAAAGTGTGCAACCAAAGAAATCGAAGTAA